In one Actinomyces trachealis genomic region, the following are encoded:
- a CDS encoding ABC transporter substrate-binding protein yields the protein MTKGPFMNPTRRSLLIGLSAATAATLAACTGSTGESGGGTKSTAAGGKLSGEITFQTWSLKNEKFTPYFEALVKSFQDANPGTTIKWIDQPGDGYEEKILQQANSGELPDVVNLPNDFAYQLAQVSKLVDLKKANSAILPTYVSGGLDAYTFEGIEGTFGYPWYLGTDVCWWNTELLAKAGLDATKPPTTIEEYYTWVETAAAKGVKLVSYMPGVTDFKNGGVEIFKDGKFVFNTDAAAAIVDKFAGFYKNGGMPDEALNNDTADNAKMFTQEKAGYTTATSSFVSQLENDAPGVLPHVVCSPRFETAPLFTQGISVAKESKNPELALAFAQFVTNNENQISFVKIAQGFMPGTAEGNAHPETFSGDLHNELMKQAVALAAAAMPKAEISAPIQYSNDMKTYVQQQIALAIKGQITAKAALDAAVDYCNKALSA from the coding sequence ATGACGAAGGGACCCTTCATGAACCCGACACGCCGTTCGCTCCTAATCGGCCTGTCCGCTGCGACCGCTGCCACTCTGGCAGCCTGCACCGGCTCCACTGGAGAGTCTGGGGGTGGCACCAAGAGCACTGCGGCAGGAGGCAAGCTCTCCGGTGAGATCACCTTCCAGACCTGGTCACTGAAGAACGAGAAGTTCACGCCCTACTTCGAGGCTCTGGTCAAGTCTTTCCAGGACGCTAACCCCGGGACCACCATTAAGTGGATCGACCAGCCTGGTGACGGCTACGAGGAGAAGATTCTCCAGCAGGCCAACTCCGGAGAGCTACCGGATGTGGTCAACCTGCCCAATGATTTCGCCTATCAGCTCGCTCAGGTCAGCAAGCTAGTTGACCTGAAGAAGGCCAACTCGGCGATTCTTCCCACCTATGTCTCTGGTGGCCTGGACGCCTACACCTTTGAGGGCATCGAGGGGACCTTCGGCTACCCCTGGTATCTGGGCACAGATGTGTGCTGGTGGAACACGGAGCTGCTCGCGAAAGCCGGCCTGGACGCCACCAAGCCGCCAACCACCATCGAGGAGTACTACACCTGGGTGGAGACGGCTGCTGCTAAAGGCGTCAAGCTTGTCTCCTATATGCCTGGGGTCACGGACTTCAAGAACGGAGGGGTGGAGATCTTCAAGGACGGAAAGTTCGTCTTCAACACGGATGCCGCAGCCGCGATCGTGGATAAGTTCGCGGGCTTCTACAAGAACGGCGGCATGCCTGACGAGGCCCTTAACAACGACACCGCAGACAACGCCAAGATGTTCACCCAGGAGAAGGCCGGTTACACCACGGCCACCAGCTCCTTCGTCTCCCAGTTGGAGAACGACGCTCCCGGAGTCCTGCCACATGTCGTCTGTAGCCCGCGCTTTGAGACCGCACCCCTGTTCACCCAGGGTATCTCCGTAGCCAAGGAGTCCAAGAACCCTGAGCTAGCTCTCGCCTTCGCCCAGTTCGTCACCAACAACGAGAACCAGATCAGCTTTGTCAAGATCGCCCAGGGCTTCATGCCTGGCACCGCCGAAGGCAACGCGCACCCGGAGACCTTCTCAGGAGACCTTCACAACGAGCTAATGAAGCAGGCGGTGGCCCTGGCCGCGGCAGCCATGCCCAAGGCGGAGATCTCGGCCCCTATCCAGTACTCCAACGACATGAAGACCTACGTCCAGCAGCAGATCGCCCTGGCAATCAAGGGGCAGATCACCGCTAAAGCAGCCCTGGATGCCGCCGTGGACTACTGCAACAAGGCCCTCTCGGCCTGA
- a CDS encoding glycoside hydrolase 5 family protein, whose protein sequence is MRFGVNYTPRVGWFHSWLDLDLGLVAEDMAAIAELGLDHVRIFPLWPLLQPNRTLIRTRAVDDVLAVVDAAAAVGLTVTVDALQGHLSSFDFLPSWVTTWHQRNLFTDPEVVSGQRALVRTLAAELAKHAGAEGLSLGNEFIQFAAQRHPGRSELSSAQAGAWLETLLAEARSAWPEAVLTHSYDDDLWFDDTHPFEPVHAVSLGDQTTVHSWVFMQVGPRYGRRHPALHLFARYLVELARAWGGPGRPIWLQEVGAPATWVEAADAPDFVHQTIASLVEAATGPVPELEGITWWCSHDVDRELADFPGLEHSLGLFAADGALKPVGRALQEAVAQVRQGSGGGAVGRDCFALPSASPRRRSLSGPKSELFDQWLRQAAAGEPPALRIPDLK, encoded by the coding sequence ATGCGCTTTGGCGTCAATTACACGCCCCGGGTGGGTTGGTTCCATTCCTGGCTGGACCTGGACCTGGGGCTGGTGGCGGAGGACATGGCCGCCATCGCAGAGTTGGGCCTTGACCATGTGCGGATCTTCCCTCTGTGGCCGCTGCTACAGCCCAATCGCACTCTTATCCGCACCCGGGCGGTGGATGACGTGCTGGCAGTGGTTGACGCCGCTGCGGCGGTCGGGCTGACGGTCACGGTGGACGCCCTCCAAGGCCACCTGTCCTCTTTTGATTTCCTGCCGTCCTGGGTTACCACCTGGCACCAGCGCAACCTGTTTACCGACCCGGAGGTCGTCTCTGGACAGCGCGCGCTGGTGCGCACCTTGGCTGCTGAGCTGGCCAAGCATGCGGGGGCGGAGGGGCTGAGCCTAGGCAATGAGTTCATCCAGTTCGCCGCCCAGCGTCACCCTGGCCGTTCGGAACTCAGCTCCGCGCAAGCGGGTGCCTGGTTGGAGACGCTGTTGGCTGAGGCGCGCAGCGCTTGGCCGGAGGCGGTGCTCACCCACTCTTACGACGACGACCTCTGGTTTGACGACACTCATCCGTTTGAGCCCGTGCACGCGGTATCCCTGGGGGACCAGACGACCGTCCACTCCTGGGTCTTCATGCAGGTGGGGCCCCGCTACGGCAGGCGGCACCCGGCCCTGCACCTGTTTGCCCGCTACCTGGTGGAATTGGCTCGCGCCTGGGGTGGGCCTGGCAGGCCCATCTGGTTGCAGGAGGTGGGTGCTCCCGCAACCTGGGTAGAGGCAGCTGACGCCCCAGACTTTGTGCATCAGACGATCGCCTCCTTGGTTGAGGCAGCCACTGGCCCGGTGCCGGAGCTGGAAGGCATCACCTGGTGGTGCTCCCACGATGTTGACCGGGAGCTCGCCGACTTCCCGGGGCTTGAGCATTCCCTGGGGCTTTTTGCGGCGGACGGCGCCTTGAAGCCAGTGGGACGGGCCCTGCAGGAGGCAGTGGCTCAGGTGCGGCAGGGGTCAGGCGGGGGTGCGGTGGGGCGTGACTGCTTTGCCCTGCCCAGTGCCTCACCTAGGCGCCGATCACTGAGCGGCCCCAAGAGTGAGCTTTTCGACCAGTGGCTGCGGCAGGCAGCGGCAGGGGAGCCGCCCGCGCTCAGGATTCCGGACTTGAAGTAG